Below is a genomic region from Streptomyces ferrugineus.
TGGTGGCGTCCTGAGTGTCAGCCGGATGCCTGCGGCGCAGGTGCGGGGTGTGTGGGGGTGCGCGTAGCGCCTTTGGGTGCGTTGTGGGTCGGGGCCGTGGCGGGGGGTGTCCGTCCTCGGACCGGCGGTTGGCGTTGGGCAGGGTGCTGACCGTTCCTTGACGCCGGCCACTGCGGGCGGACACCCCCCACCACGTCCCCTTCCCGCCGTACGCGACTGCGGGTCCACTCCGCTCCGCATTCAGCTGCGGGTCCACTCCGCTCCCCTTCAGCCGCGGGTCCACTCCGCTCCCCTTCAACTGCGGGTCCACTCCGCTCCGCATTCAGCTGCGGGTCCGCTCCCTCCGCTTCAGCTGCGAGTCCACTCCGCTCCCCTTCAGCCGCGGGTCCACATCGCTCCGCCTCAGCTGCGGGTCCACTCCGCTCCGCATTCAGCTGCCGGTCCGCTCCCTCTGCTTCAGCTGCGGGTCCACTCCGCTCCCCTTCAGCCGCGGGTCCACTCCGCTCCCCTTCAGCCGCGGGTCCACTCCGCTCCCCTTCAGCCGCGGGTCCACATCGCTCCGCCTCAGCTGCGGGTCCACTCCGCTCCGCATTCAGCTGCCGGTCCGCTCCCTCTGCTTCAGCTGCGGGCATGCGTGCCGCCTGGGGCGGCACGGGTGGGCGCAGGCGGCACCCCGTCAGCGCCGGGCCGCGCGACCCACCCCCGCCCAGCCCCCACGCCGGGTCAGTCACAAGTGCGCCGCCCCTATCTCCGCGGCAGCACACCGATCGCCGCAAGCGGTACGGCCGCCAAGACCAGCCAGGGCACGGCGGCGGGCAGCCCGGTGTCCAGGAGCGTCCCCGTCGCCGAGCTGCCGATGAGGACGATGAGGCCGGAGATCGAGGACAGCGCGCCGGTGTAGAGGCCGAGGCGGCCCTCCTCCGCGAGGTCGGGGACCCAGGCGCGCGCGACCGGTGCGACGAGCATCTGGCCGAGGGTGAGCAGGATGACGAAGCCGGCCGCGGGCAACAGGCCCGCCGTGCCGGTCCAGTCGGCGGGACGGGCGACGGCGACGGTCGTGAAGCCCGCCGCGATCAGGAGCAGTCCGGCCACCATGGACCGGCGCAGGGTGAGCCGGTCCCCCACCCAGCGGGTGACGGGCAGCTGGGCGATCACCACCAGCAGCGAGGACAGGGCGAACAGCCAGGCCAGCGCGGACTGGGAGCCCGTGGCGCGCTCCACCTCGTCGGGGAGGGCGAGGTAGAGCTGGTTGTAGGCGAGCAGATAGGCGCCGTAGGCACAGCACAGCGCGAGGAAGCGGCGGTTGCGCAGCAGCTTCCCCAGGCCGCCGCGCAGCCGCACGCCCCCGCGCCCGGGTATGTGCTGCGGCAGCAGCCACGCGTGCCCGGCGAGGACGAGCACGAAGATCCCGGCGCCCGCGAGGCACACCGTGCGGAAGTCCACCGGCAGCAGCAGCGCGCCCAGCAACGGCCCCACGAACGCGCCCGCCTGACCGGCCACCGTCAGCAGCGCGAGGACCCGGGTGCGGGAGCCGGCCCCCGACTCCTCCCACAGCACCGCCTGCCGGGCCACCTCCGACTCCACCGCCGGTGAGAACAGCGCGGCGGCGAACCCGATCAGC
It encodes:
- a CDS encoding MDR family MFS transporter; amino-acid sequence: MTSLSLGLRRATADRPRLSPLLRLLILTQLAFNIGFFAVLPFLSEHLGQAVGMAGWLVGFVLGLRTFSQQGLFVVGGALADRYGIRPVVLTGCVLRIAGFAWLGHARETWAVIGAVLLIGFAAALFSPAVESEVARQAVLWEESGAGSRTRVLALLTVAGQAGAFVGPLLGALLLPVDFRTVCLAGAGIFVLVLAGHAWLLPQHIPGRGGVRLRGGLGKLLRNRRFLALCCAYGAYLLAYNQLYLALPDEVERATGSQSALAWLFALSSLLVVIAQLPVTRWVGDRLTLRRSMVAGLLLIAAGFTTVAVARPADWTGTAGLLPAAGFVILLTLGQMLVAPVARAWVPDLAEEGRLGLYTGALSSISGLIVLIGSSATGTLLDTGLPAAVPWLVLAAVPLAAIGVLPRR